In Siniperca chuatsi isolate FFG_IHB_CAS linkage group LG16, ASM2008510v1, whole genome shotgun sequence, the following proteins share a genomic window:
- the LOC122863699 gene encoding alpha-1-antitrypsin homolog produces the protein MRGIFARCALGALLLAAAWADHHHHHHGTEHSHEGENPCHKLSSPNADFGFSLYKSLNANAAAGKNIFYSPLGISTALSMLSTGASGETHSQLFSSLGYSAHNQAQVNEAYEHLFDMLGHSQQNQQLDVGNGVALRSGFNPLEKFLKDIKHYYSGEIFNVDFTKPAEAAAEINTFIARKTQDKIKDQVKDLDPAMAMVLINYVYFRGQWEKPFNGNLTHKADFHVDETTDVQVDMMKKMGRYDFYQDNDNHTTVILLPYKGNTSMMIVLPDEGKMTEVEGYINKDYIRHWHDSLFRTSVHLFLPKFSITADASLDSTLKEMGITDAFSDNADFSGISDEVKLKVSKVSHQAVLSVDETGTEAAAATTLEIMPMSMPETMKLNRPFLVFILEHSTRSILFMGKINNPTAM, from the exons ATGCGTGGGATCTTTGCTCGTTGTGCGCTCGGAGcgctgctgctggctgcagcctGGGcagaccaccaccaccaccaccatggcACTGAACACAGCCATGAGGGAGAAAACCCCTGCCACAAGCTGTCCTCTCCCAATGCTGACTTCGGCTTTTCCCTCTACAAAAGTCTGAATGCCAACGCTGCAGCTGGAAAGAACATCTTCTACTCGCCGCTTGGCATCTCCACCGCCCTGTCCATGCTGTCTACAGGAGCCAGTGGTGAAACCCACAGCCAGCTGTTCTCCAGCTTGGGCTACAGTGCTCACAACCAGGCACAGGTCAATGAAGCGTACGAGCATCTTTTCGACATGCTTGGTCACAGCCAGCAGAATCAGCAGCTGGATGTCGGTAATGGCGTGGCCCTGCGCTCTGGCTTCAATCCTCTAGAGAAGTTCCTGAAGGATATCAAGCACTACTACTCTGGTGAGATCTTCAACGTCGACTTTACCAAACCTGCTGAGGCTGCAGCTGAGATCAACACATTCATAGCCAGAAAAACCCAGGACAAGATCAAAGACCAGGTGAAGGACCTGGACCCTGCAATGGCCATGGTGCTGATCAATTATGTCTACTTCAGAG GACAGTGGGAGAAACCCTTCAATGGTAACCTGACACACAAGGCGGACTTCCATGTAGACGAAACCACCGATGTTCAAGTGGACATGATGAAGAAGATGGGTCGCTATGACTTCTATCAGGACAATGACAACCACACCACTGTCATCTTGCTGCCCTACAAGGGCAACACCTCCATGATGATCGTCCTGCCTGATGAAGGCAAGATGACAGAGGTGGAGGGCTACATCAACAAGGACTACATCAGGCACTGGCATGACTCACTCTTCAGGAC TTCTGTGCATCTGTTCCTGCCAAAATTTTCCATCACTGCTGATGCTTCACTGGACAGCACCCTGAAAGAAATGGGCATTACTGACGCTTTTTCAGACAATGCTGATTTCTCTGGCATTTCTGACGAGGTCAAGCTCAAAGTCTCAAAG GTGTCCCACCAGGCCGTGCTGAGCGTGGATGAAACAGGAACAGAGGCAGCAGCCGCCACCACCTTGGAGATCATGCCCATGAGTATGCCTGAAACCATGAAACTCAACAGACCCTTCTTGGTCTTCATCTTGGAGCACTCGACTAGAAGCATCCTCTTCATGGGAAAGATCAACAACCCCACGGCCATGTAA